In a genomic window of Pseudoglutamicibacter albus:
- a CDS encoding CarD family transcriptional regulator: protein MIFDVGETVVYPHHGAATIEEIKMRTIRGEEKMYLKLRVAQGDLVIEVPAENVDLVGVRDVVDRDELEHVFEVLQAQDVEEPANWSRRYKANLEKLASGDVNKVAEVVRDLWRRENDRGLSAGEKRMLAKARTILTSELALAKKLTEDEAEVVLDDVLSGKRKAKV, encoded by the coding sequence ATGATTTTTGACGTCGGAGAGACGGTCGTTTACCCACATCACGGTGCTGCCACGATCGAAGAGATTAAGATGCGCACCATCCGGGGCGAAGAGAAAATGTACCTTAAGCTTCGGGTTGCCCAGGGTGACTTGGTGATTGAGGTCCCTGCTGAGAATGTGGATCTTGTTGGCGTCCGCGACGTTGTGGACCGGGATGAGCTTGAGCACGTTTTTGAGGTGTTGCAGGCTCAGGATGTGGAGGAACCTGCTAACTGGTCTCGTCGTTATAAGGCGAACTTGGAGAAGCTGGCTTCTGGTGATGTGAATAAGGTCGCTGAGGTTGTGCGTGACTTGTGGCGCCGCGAGAATGATCGTGGTCTGTCTGCTGGTGAGAAGCGCATGCTGGCTAAGGCGCGCACTATCCTGACCTCGGAGTTGGCTCTTGCTAAGAAGCTGACGGAAGATGAGGCTGAGGTTGTCCTGGATGATGTTTTGTCTGGGAAGCGTAAGGCTAAGGTCTAA